One genomic segment of Sminthopsis crassicaudata isolate SCR6 chromosome 4, ASM4859323v1, whole genome shotgun sequence includes these proteins:
- the LOC141541442 gene encoding C-C motif chemokine 4-like: protein MKVSVAALSILIIMIFSSLASSTPMGSKTPTACCFSHVRQQIPRKFVTDYYKTSSLCSQPAVV from the exons ATGAAGGTCTCTGTGGCTGCCCTTTCCATACTCATAATCATGATCTTCAGTTCTCTGGCATCTTCTACACCAA TGGGCTCCAAGACTCCCACCGCCTGCTGCTTCTCTCATGTCAGACAGCAGATCCCCAGAAAATTTGTGACAGACTATTATAAGACCAGCAGCCTGTGTTCCCAGCCAGCTGTGGTGTGA
- the LOC141539999 gene encoding C-C motif chemokine 4-like, translating to MMKISVAALSLLMVMAFSSLASSAPMGSDPPTSCCFSYVSQQIQRKFVTDYYETSSLCSQPAVVFLTKRGRQVCANPTDAWVQSYVEEIELN from the exons ATGATGAAGATCTCTGTGGCTGCCCTCTCCCTTCTCATGGTCATGGCCTTCAGTTCTCTGGCATCCTCTGCACCAA tgggcTCTGATCCTCCCACCTCCTGCTGCTTCTCCTATGTCAGTCAACAGATCCAGAGAAAGTTTGTGACAGATTATTATGAGACCAGCAGCCTGTGTTCCCAGCCAGCTGTGGT gTTCCTGACCAAAAGGGGCCGGCAGGTGTGTGCCAATCCCACCGATGCCTGGGTGCAGAGCTATGTGGAAGAAATAGAGCTGAACTGA
- the LOC141541441 gene encoding C-C motif chemokine 4-like: protein MKFFVVALSILMVMAFNFPECSAITGPGHSDTCCFHYVKNRISRNSVIGYYKTSSRCSQPGVVFFNNENWEICANPKHAWVQDYMNDLKLKATGVQNNES from the exons ATGAAGTTCTTTGTGGTTGCACTCTCCATCCTCATGGTCATGGCCTTCAATTTTCCTGAATGCTCGGCAATAA CTGGTCCCGGCCATTCTGATACCTGTTGCTTCCACTATGTCAAAAACCGAATTTCCAGAAACTCTGTGATTGGCTATTATAAAACCAGCAGCCGTTGTTCTCAACCAGGTGTGGT gtttttcaacaatgagaattGGGAAATATGTGCCAACCCTAAACATGCCTGGGTTCAGGATTATATGAATGACCTGAAATTAAAGGCCACAGGAGTCCAGAACAATGAATCTTAA